A window from Burkholderiales bacterium encodes these proteins:
- a CDS encoding pilin, with protein sequence MKHLQMGFTLIELMIVVAIIGILAAVAIPAYQDYTARAQVSEAVELMSGGKTPYAEWFSDKGVWPTSTSSVMGNTIGKYVQGVQQLTAQGSTGVLQIMATMRTTASKLVAGGTLMLETGDGGKTWTCSNTGANSTILSKYRPSACR encoded by the coding sequence GATGATCGTGGTAGCGATCATTGGCATATTGGCTGCGGTCGCGATTCCGGCTTATCAGGACTATACGGCACGCGCCCAAGTGTCTGAAGCGGTCGAACTGATGTCCGGCGGCAAAACGCCGTACGCCGAGTGGTTTTCCGACAAGGGTGTATGGCCGACGTCAACTTCTTCGGTCATGGGCAATACCATCGGCAAATATGTTCAGGGTGTGCAACAGCTTACGGCCCAAGGTTCGACGGGCGTGCTGCAAATCATGGCGACTATGAGAACCACTGCTAGCAAACTGGTCGCTGGCGGAACCCTGATGTTAGAAACCGGCGATGGTGGTAAAACCTGGACGTGCAGCAACACGGGGGCTAATTCGACGATTCTATCGAAATACCGTCCTTCAGCTTGCCGTTAA